The genomic region AGATGCCAGTAGTCATCGCACCACAGAACAATACGGATCCACCAAGAAGCATAATAAGGCTGTTGCACATCATCGACTTATGACGGCCTATTTTGTCAAATAAAGTTCCCATGGTTACGCGTCCTGCACCATTGAATATGGAAACTGCCAGCCCAAATACAGCAGAAGCCCCGAAAGCTACTGCAATGGTGGCAGCACTGTTGATTATCATAAGTCCTGCTGCACTTATGATGGTGAACCAAAGGAATGCAACCCAAAAGGCAGGTGTTTGCAACATTTGGCCTACCGTATATTCCCTCCGTTTCTCCTTACAGCCATTTTCCGATCCACTAGCAGCATCAGAAACTTCAGCAGATACTGCAGCAGGCATCCGAATGAAAAAAGATCCGATTGCAAGGACAATTGCAATCAGGATAGCCAGCCTAAAGAAGGTAGCAGTAAGCCCGATTATCCCGATCACAGCATTTACCACACTTCCAAGCAACAGACCACCAAGGCCAAATCCCATCAATAGTATTCCTGAAGCAAGACCCATATTGTCAGGAAACCATTTTGTCACGGTGCTGATGATCGAATTATACGCCATGCCGACGCCTGTTCCACAGCATATTCCATAGAAAACATACAGTTTTTGCAAACTTGTCCCCGGAACAGTCGCATCTATCGTCGAAACCATCCAGAAACCGACAAGCAGCAACCCTGCCGCTATCAATACGATATATCTTCCCTGCAGAATATTCCTCAGCTTGCCGCTGAAGGATCCCCCCAAGCAGAAAAAAATCATCGATATCGTAAATGTCATTGAAATCTGTGTAGCAGTCCACCCCGGGAACATAGCTTTCAGCGGTATCCTGAAAATAGACCACGCATACAACAATCCCAAGCACAGAAGCATAACCGTACCTACCGTCAGGTATACCCACCGTTTTGCAGAAGTTCTTTCCATATTTTCCTTACATCCTCTACGTTTTTTCAGCACCTCTGTGCTGTATATGTTCTTCCTTCGCACAACATACCGAACATTCCAGAAAGATCAGGGAAACAGTAGTAGATATACAAACAGGTAAAGCTAATTTTCCCCCTGCAAGCAGAAGTTTCTGCAACTTTTTCGGAAAAATTTCGTACTTGCAACAGATTATTTTACCATTTGCCGAGTCCCCGATGAACAGCAACAGTAAATCCAGAAAGCACCAGCTGCCGCTACTTTCCAGATTACAGGCAGTCCCCATCCGACATGGAAGACAGTGTATGTACAATCAATTCTGATGTCTAGAATACCAATCAGATCATATTGTATCCAATGACAATATAGTTTTAAGACACAGGACTGCAAAATTACACTGTTCCAAAATCAAAGCATAAGAAAACAACCTCTACAGGATATTAAGGAATTACCACTTTCTGCCATCGCCACAAAAGGTCCCTGGCAATCAGAAAAACAAAATATTCTCTGAACAACATACCTATTTTTTACTGAGAGTTACTGCTTGTAGCAG from Spirochaetia bacterium harbors:
- a CDS encoding MFS transporter; translated protein: MERTSAKRWVYLTVGTVMLLCLGLLYAWSIFRIPLKAMFPGWTATQISMTFTISMIFFCLGGSFSGKLRNILQGRYIVLIAAGLLLVGFWMVSTIDATVPGTSLQKLYVFYGICCGTGVGMAYNSIISTVTKWFPDNMGLASGILLMGFGLGGLLLGSVVNAVIGIIGLTATFFRLAILIAIVLAIGSFFIRMPAAVSAEVSDAASGSENGCKEKRREYTVGQMLQTPAFWVAFLWFTIISAAGLMIINSAATIAVAFGASAVFGLAVSIFNGAGRVTMGTLFDKIGRHKSMMCNSLIMLLGGSVLFCGAMTTGILLIFLGLMLIGIGYGGSPALTSAVINGFFGSENYPVNFSVANFCLIPAALFGPLISSKLQDLSGGSYGSTFVMIMVFGLIAFILNLVLRGLSKELE